agtggatttgaaaattttaaaataaatttaattagaaATTAACAATAGGTACAAGTTGATATATTTCTAGTTTGACCATGTATACGGTAGAGGAAATTCAAAAAGTGACACTAATTAAAATCGCAAGTATTTGTATGAAAACAGTATAACAAATAAAGTCTTGTATTCTGGTTACTATGAACGATATAACAAGAGGATGATTGATTACTAGCCATATACATAATCCTAGAATACAAACATATCTAGTAGTGTTTGAGGATTAATTGTCGGATCAAAGATTGGAGCAATATGGCAACTTTTGCTTTTTTTGTCATTCGCGTTCCACATAGCATACCAAGATTTGGGTTTCACGTATTGTCCCAAGTGAAGCCAACAACATATCATTGCTTTTGCACTATATTATACATACTTTTTTTATACACAATATTGTAATTTTCATGTTCAACAATCAAAATAATGCCcaactttcaaaaatttgattatGATATTTGGAAGCGATTATTGAATATGGAAAAATATTAAGTGGCCTACCCTCGAAACCATCCTTTTTAGCAGTTCCTAGAAGATGGATGGTCCTCGAATCCCGATTGTTCTTGTCCTGATGATACATGCTTTAGTCGTGTAAATATTCTACACCCATCAATCAATGGCAATCTCACCTGACCTTGTCCCAGGATTGAAAAGTCGGTCTCTGTCTGTTAAAAATGGGTGAATGCAATTGCCAACACCACCAATAACAATGAACATCTCAAACAAACCTTCTTCCCCTGCCAACTTACATTTGAAAGAAACCAGCGCCCCGTGGAGCTTTCCATTTGCTGCGAGGAGATTAGAGGAGAGAACGGAGTCGTTCAAGGTGAGGACCTCATTTCCGACGACAATGGAGGTGATTTTGGTGGAGGATAAGTAGGATTGGACGTTGCTCTTGACCCATGATAGGGCTTGTTTCGGGTCTCTAATCTTGGCCATGTACTTGTCACCAAGGCCGGAGTTGGCAAATTCTTTGAGGACGCATGGATCAGCGTCGTAGATCTTGATTCTGGTGGCGCCGATGGATTTGAGGAGAGGCTTCACCTCCTCCGGGTGGGGAAGATAGCCAACAATCTGCCCGTAGTTAATGCCAACAGATACCGAAGCTGGTATAAGAATGTTGCTACTGATACTGCGACATTGCAACAAACCACTCACCTTATTTGGGTAAAACATTCTTAGATTTGATTTCAAACAGTTCTCACTTACCGAAAAAACGAGAACAATGATCATAAAGCAACTTACTTGAAATAAAGAGTAGagatgtggagcaagaggtccaTGACGATTGACATGAATCAGTTGCTTTTCTGACAATAAGGCAGTACTCACTCTTAGAGTGGAGCAAAAGGTAGAAGGAATAATTCACGAAGCTTGGCTCCAACAAAAAGAATCTTACTGTTGTTATATTTTTTACTAAAGGAGTAAAGGTGAATGGAGTGGACAAAAATAATGACGCCTCCTGCCCCCCATTCCTTCGGCTACAAATTCAAACTCGACAAACATGAAATATGGATTTGATTATTGAGAGTATACACGCAGTTAATAAGAAAAACAAAGTTTCTTACGATTTACGACGGAGTTTGACCGACAAGGCTCTCCATCCCTTGTTACCTGTTTTGCAAGATAAGCGCTACGAGTACCAAAATAAGGAACTTGATTTCAATAATTTAGAAGACTATCCATGTATTTATTTCCTAGCTGGGAAAAATTAACTCAGCTTCATGATGTGGTGGTGTGGCTCAATGGGATCTACCTTCCTGCTTACTTTTTTAGCTTCATATACGGTGTTTCTCAAGGACAAGATGACTTATATCATCTTATTGTATATTGGCGAATTATTGGACTGAGCTGGATTTGAACCAGCGTAAACATGTTGTCAAGGAAATTATGGTCCGTCCCCATCAACCCTCGGGCATCAACCTAAAAATAATCAATTTGAGGCTTTGGTGAGACTTGTTGCCGTGGTTGCTCCAAACATGGGATTTTCAGTGTTTCCTAGAATATCCGCTTTAGACGCAACTAATCTCAATGGTACCATTTGATGATAACTTTTCTCCAACCCCAAGCGTTGCTGAAGCTCCGAAATCATCTTTATTCCTAAAATTTTTGCAATTCTTGATTGAGAATGATGTCTGCATATCGGTTGATCTTTAGATGTTCCTTGACTGCCACATCTTTTGCAGCAACATCTAAATCCTACATGAAATCCTCAAGGCTTTCTGTGACCATCTGTTACCTAATTAATAAACCTAATCTTCCGTAGTACTTTGAGTTTCTCCCAGGAATCCTCGGTGTTCTTGGACAGTCCAGAAAGCTGAGGATTCATTTTCTCCCATAATGGACCTGGGCTTCTGGATTTGGCATCTTCTGTGGATCACCAATATTGTTAACATGATCATTAAGACAGTTATATCACTAGCCACAATCTCAGGATGTCAAAACACTACCcagcttcttcttctttttaaattattaaagctTCTTGCTTTTGGCATCGTGACACGGCCGTGCAAACAATGTCTAGCGTCTTCTGGCCCGTGAGACAATATATGCGGTGGTGCCATGTTTGATAAGTCCACAAAATATTATTTGCCCTATACTAAAACCTAGCTTAGATGTTTATTATTTGCCCATGACAACTTTCATTCCATAGTAAAAATCCAGGATGTAGCTAGAGATTTGAAGATACCAGTAGGAAGATGGAATAGTTTCTCTTAAGTTTCAGTATTCAGTAcatgtataaaaaaaatacaaccaTTAGCATTAATAAATACATCAAGGATAAGCAAGAAAGTATTCTAATCATAGTAAAGGGCAGTATCCAGGAGTCTAATGTCACGGACTAGCCTATGATTTGGTGCATTTGGAGTTTGGACCATGTCTCGCATATTTTTAAGGGAATGCTGCCACTGAAACTCTTGAGGTTAAATGATTGAGATGTGGTTTTATCCATCTCACAATTGATCAACTGTTCTCGTGAAAGTCATTGGAAATGTAAGTGCATGAGCAGCATAAACAAAGCCATTCCAGTGCTTTCGAGAAAGAAAGCATATGAGGCAAGTCCGATATGTAAGAAATACAGAATATGGAATGACAAGCGAAGAAATCTGGAAATTCCGATGTTCCTAATGTATATGTATACAAGGAACTAGATTGTGAGAAATATGGAATTACAAGCGAAGAAACCTGGAAATTCCGATGTTCCTAATGTATGCATACAAGGAACTAGATATTCGGGCAACTGTGCACACATCTTTTGAGTAAGGTCAAACGAAAGGTTCAATTTTCAAGAACCAAGAAATCAAATTGCAACACAAATCAAGCAGTAAATATTAGGTTCTATGCAGCTGTTATACAAATAATAAATGGCTAATGTCATTACTTACCGAGTTAAACATGCAATGGGTACTGAGATTACCAATCAAACCAATACTTCCATAAAGAGAACTTCTAGTGCAAAATGGGAATATAACTACTCTTTCTCAAAACAAACCCCACGGGGAAAACTTGGAAAACTACCAACCATGAGAAAATCCGTAATGTTAAATCCTAAACGAAATGAAATATTTGAACGTGCTCTTTTTGAAAATTACTCCAGCCGAAAAATGAAAATCAACACAAATCAATCCTATTAGCACAAGGACTTCCACTTTTGCCATTTGACGGGTCACCTGTGGGCCGTAACGAGGGTCTCGATGAACTTCAAACCATCGAACCTTGGAGAATATTCATCCTTCTGCCCCACGAGTGCCAACGAGTTTGTTGGTTTGCCCTACAAAAAGAAGAAGATTCAGAAAACAAAGTCGAAAGCACTATAAAATAATGCGCCAAAAAATGGAAAGAGGGTAACAAATAGGAAAGGGTGGAGACAGGACTGGAATGAGCGTGG
This genomic interval from Primulina eburnea isolate SZY01 chromosome 16, ASM2296580v1, whole genome shotgun sequence contains the following:
- the LOC140817067 gene encoding glucan endo-1,3-beta-glucosidase 11-like, producing the protein MSIVMDLLLHISTLYFNISSNILIPASVSVGINYGQIVGYLPHPEEVKPLLKSIGATRIKIYDADPCVLKEFANSGLGDKYMAKIRDPKQALSWVKSNVQSYLSSTKITSIVVGNEVLTLNDSVLSSNLLAANGKLHGALVSFKCKLAGEEGLFEMFIVIGGVGNCIHPFLTDRDRLFNPGTRSGEIAID